In Lampris incognitus isolate fLamInc1 chromosome 20, fLamInc1.hap2, whole genome shotgun sequence, one genomic interval encodes:
- the si:dkey-6n21.13 gene encoding P2Y purinoceptor 2 codes for MAPRSRALPDINNLTQLYTLLNSSVPLAQTIHPSAISPTPSCSIDESYKYIFLPMCYSFTFIFSISLNSVILYRSFQRTKRWNASLIYMVNLASTDFMYGFSLPFLIASYIMHDRWIFGDFMCRLVRFLFYFNLYCSIFFLTCISVHRYLGICHPMRTITLETKRAVKWTCVLIWGVVFALTCPIFRFAQTGNVARLAGAGNDTSVGGSNLGQSLISSSDRHGNLGEVVEVYQNCWDDAIDKEFSDYVPYGIILHLLGFFVPFSIIAWCYSHVVLTIFRTLHSQPLTHGEEETLAREEAREEGGAAGRGSRTDVVGGRERRSAEQASVITKVLGRDAGISIYFGANSLYAHRRRKSIKTIITITFLFALCFFPFHVTRTIFLILKVTKAVPCNTMTMVSMCYKITRPLASFNAWLNALLYFLTKETGGAHCCKTPNNAQQNSGLLWPIRIMGKAGEAGHGGEEEGIDDREGKEMNTTSVHIHRQLRKVRYTLE; via the coding sequence ATGGCCCCTAGAAGCAGAGCTTTACCTGATATCAACAACCTAACCCAACTTTATACCCTGCTTAATTCCTCCGTTCCCTTGGCCCAAACCATTCATCCCTCCGCAATCTCTCCAACCCCTTCCTGTAGCATAGATGAGTCCTACAAGTACATCTTTCTACCCATGTGTTATTCCTTCACCTTCATCTTCAGCATCTCCCTGAACTCTGTCATTCTTTACCGCTCCTTCCAACGGACAAAGCGATGGAATGCCTCATTGATCTACATGGTTAACCTGGCCTCCACAGACTTCATGTACGGCTTTTCACTGCCGTTTCTTATTGCTAGCTACATAATGCATGACCGCTGGATCTTTGGAGACTTCATGTGCCGATTGGTCAGATTTCTCTTCTACTTTAACCTTTACTGCTCCATCTTCTTCCTCACCTGTATTTCTGTCCATAGATACCTGGGCATCTGTCACCCAATGAGGACTATTACGCTGGAGACCAAGAGGGCAGTGAAGTGGACTTGTGTCCTTATTTGGGGTGTAGTGTTTGCTTTGACCTGCCCTATTTTCCGGTTCGCTCAGACTGGTAATGTGGCTCGACTGGCAGGGGCTGGCAATGACACAAGTGTTGGGGGATCAAACCTTGGACAATCATTGATAAGCAGTAGTGATAGACACGGTAATTTGGGAGAGGTAGTCGAAGTGTACCAGAACTGCTGGGACGATGCCATAGATAAGGAGTTTTCTGACTATGTGCCCTATGGAATCATCCTCCATTTGTTGGGCTTCTTTGTCCCATTTTCAATAATTGCCTGGTGTTACTCTCATGTTGTTCTCACCATATTCAGGACACTACATTCCCAGCCCCTTACACATGGGGAGGAAGAAACATTAGCAAGGGAGGAAGCAAGAGAAGAAGGAGGAGCGGCGGGGAGAGGCAGCAGAACTGATGTAGTTGGGGGAAGGGAAAGAAGAAGCGCTGAACAAGCAAGTGTGATAACAAAAGTACTTGGAAGAGATGCAGGCATTTCAATTTACTTTGGGGCTAACTCTCTGTATGCTCATCGCCGGCGCAAATCTATTAAGACTATTATCACCATCACCTTTCTGTTTGCGCTCTGCTTCTTCCCCTTCCATGTAACCAGAACCATCTTCCTCATCCTCAAAGTGACCAAAGCAGTCCCCTGTAACACTATGACCATGGTATCCATGTGCTACAAAATCACGAGGCCATTGGCCTCATTCAATGCATGGCTCAACGCTCTACTTTACTTCTTGACTAAAGAGACAGGTGGCGCTCACTGTTGCAAGACACCAAATAATGCTCAGCAAAACAGCGGGCTGCTCTGGCCAATCAGGATAATGGGAAAGGCAGGAGAAGCAGGGCAcggaggtgaggaagaaggaaTTGATGATAGGGAGGGCAAAGAAATGAATACAACATCAGTGCACATACACAGACAACTGCGCAAGGTCAGATATACTTTGGAATAA